A single window of Salvia splendens isolate huo1 chromosome 6, SspV2, whole genome shotgun sequence DNA harbors:
- the LOC121809087 gene encoding dirigent protein 2-like, whose protein sequence is MVLCNGSSLNKKATFRVYLQEILSGPNATLYEVARANITSVSPTNFGQFLVGDDFVTTTPDPNSMRLGRTQGFVAFSDLDELAIALTFTFIFTDGPYRGSSLTIAGRKLVLGKNQEIPIIGGTGGFRLAQGYTISNLVASTPISVTFMYDFFVV, encoded by the coding sequence ATGGTGCTATGCAACGGCTCAAGTCTGAATAAGAAAGCAACATTTCGTGTCTATCTTCAAGAAATTCTGAGTGGACCGAATGCAACTCTATACGAGGTGGCAAGGGCCAACATTACGTCCGTTTCTCCCACAAACTTCGGCCAATTTCTAGTTGGCGATGACTTCGTAACTACTACTCCCGACCCGAACTCAATGAGATTGGGCCGAACCCAAGGCTTTGTTGCCTTTTCCGACCTGGATGAGCTGGCCATTGCGTTGACGTTCACCTTCATCTTCACGGACGGACCATACCGAGGGAGCTCGCTTACCATCGCGGGCCGGAAGTTGGTATTGGGGAAGAATCAGGAAATTCCGATCATCGGGGGCACTGGTGGATTCCGTTTGGCTCAAGGATACACCATTAGCAACCTGGTCGCCTCCACTCCTATATCCGTTACTTTCATGTATGACTTTTTTGTTGTTTGA